The following DNA comes from Sediminitomix flava.
AATCTCCTACAATTGTCCCAGGTATAATGATGTATAGGTATTGTAAGTAGTAAAAAGTATAAAACCATGAAGCAGGAGTCAATCTCCATAATTCATAATTCCAACTTTCTTCAACTCCTTGTGTCAATCTGAAAGCCAATAAAAAAGCCATCAAGCCTAAACGAAGCAATTGATTTTCTTTAGTTAATAAATAAATTAATCCACCGGCCCAAGCCATATTAGCTAAAACAATAATGATGATATCAGATTTCCCGATACTAAAAGTCTGTTCATATAAATTAGGTACAAAATAAAGTGCTAGGATTGCTCCAGCCCACGAAAAGTAATTGAGGTATCTGTTTTGCTTTTCTGATAACTGTGGAAATTTCACAAAGACAGGTAAGACCAATACAAACGCGAATAAAGAAATTAACCATGTTTGTGTATCTGGTGAAGATTGTAAAGCCCATGGTTTAAAATGTTGGATATAAATAGCAAAGAAAGCTAATAAACCAGCCCTTTTGACTAACTGTAGTACAATTTTCCACTTGGCTTGTCCTTGCTCAATTTTCTTAGCCATAGCGAGTGGGATTGCTGCTCCCATTGCAAAAAGGAAGAATGGAAATACTAAATCTACCCACGTTATTCCAGGAATATTTGGCGTAAACTTAAAATCGGGAGGGCCAACTTGTGCATGATACATCCAAGAGGGAAGTTGTACATCATGAGGTATCATTCCTGAAAAAACCATCGCCAAAATCGCTACTCCTCTCAGAGCATCTAAAGCTAGTGCTCTAGGACTCTTTTGTGCTTGAATTGCTCTTGCATTCGAATAATCAGATTTCCTCATAACCTTCAATGTTTAGAATCAATACATAACCTAACTCACCTTCCTGTTTATTAAAATCATTGATCAACTCAAGTTGAGTACTTTCCTGTACTTCTCCTGTCTGATCGTCCCAAAGTTCTTTGGCTGTCATACAACCCAATGAAGGCGTAAGCGGATAAAAATCTTTCCCTTTAAAAAAGCTCGGGTTGATAGTTGAACCATGAATGATCATTTCTGATCTACCACATTTCCCTGCCCAATAACTTTCGTATAAGGAAGCTTCGTGTTTAAATTCGTCACCCAGAAGAGATGCGTAAACTTCTTCAGACCATTCTTTACTGTGAGAATTTGGTACAAAGTTCTCAACTCCAGATTCATAAGGTACTGCAGATATTAAGGTTGGTGAAGGACCTATAAAAACATTGTCACTTTTATCTGTTCCTAATATTTTCATCAGACCTGTTGGCGTATTTCCATTGGTTAAAACTGAAGGGGCATTTGTAGCTGATCTTCCCAAATACGAATACGTTTTTACATCATTACCTTCAGATAAGAATTCACCATCCTTTTTCTGAATATATGCCTTACCTACTTTCTCACGGTTTTTGTCAAGGCACATAATAATGTTCTTTTTCCCTTTTAGTGCTGGAATTTCTAAAAGTCTATCTAAATCTTGAAAACTAAAGCTTGATTGTCTTTTCTCCGACTGCGATTGAAAGTACTGGTAGTAAAGCGACGTATCCTTACTTAAATAATTCTGGTATTGCTCTTCCTTTTGTAAAATATTAAGTAAAAGGACTCTGTGTTTCTCACCTTTCTCTATAGCTAACAGTGGAGCAATTTCTGCCAAAAATTCAGTAGGATAAACTCCTTTGATACATAACAATAATTGGTACCTATCCCAATAACTTAAAGATTCGTATTCATTAATTGCGGTTCTAATAATCTGAGCTGACTTCTCATTCTTTTGGTGAAAAGCATAGATTCCCCACATAGCACCGCTAAACTTTTCGGCATTATAACTATACCTCAAAGAATCAAAGATTATTTCCTTGTCTAACTTTTGCTGAAATGCGATTCGTTCAGATTCAATTACCCTTGCAGAGCTCTGACTAAGAACCTTTTCTTCTTTACTTGAATCTTGAATACAAGAACTTGTTATCGTTAAAATTCCTAACGTAATTAAAAAATTCACTTTCATATCATGGAATATTTACAATTGAAAAAAAGGGAAAAGAAAGTCAAAAAACTTCCTAATCCCCTCCATTTAACCATAATCAATATCTATCTAATTCACATCCCACCACATACGAGTGTATTGAGTATCTCCACCCATACGATTTACAGCCTCTTGATAATTATTTGAGTTATAATTTATCTCCGCTGTTGGATAAGGAATTCTGCGTGGCATAGTTTCATTACCAGGGAAGTTGAACACTGGAGCAATTGGTTCTGGGAAACCAGTTCTTCTCATATCGCACCAAGCTTGTACTTCGTTTGTGAATAATGCTACCCACTTTTGAGTCATAATTTGCTCTAAAGCATTCGCAGAATTGAATTGTATATTTTGATGTGCTTTGAACGTATCAATAGCCGCTTGGTCAGTTACTTCAAACTGTTCCATTGAAGCATCAATACCTGCTAAATAATATTCAGATGCACTACCTGCTACCCATCCTTTTAATGCTGCTTCAGCCAATAAGAAATTAACTTCTGAAGCACTGATCAAATGAAATGCTACTTCTTCTGCCTGAGAATTGAATGCTGGACCAATGTTACAGAAGTTTGGTTTGTAATGATCATCATAACCCAAGTTTAGGTCTGCAATACTTTGTCCGTTATCCAAACCTACAAATTCACCATCAATGTTTGGCTCAAGGTAGCGTGGTAAACGAGGGTCTGTAGTACCGTCTTCAAATTTCATATTGTCAACAAGAAGTGTACTTCCTCTAACCTCATTCCATACATAAACAAAACCTAGGGGGTTCTTTGTATCATGAGTTACTGCATTCTCAGCTGTTTCAGCCATAATTTTCACATTGTCTACATTTCTTAAAATCAATTGATCTAAAGAAATTTCAGATATGATGTTTTGAGCTACCGCTGGTTCTACATTACTCATACGCATAGCCAATCTCAATTTTAGTGAATTGGCAAACTGAATCCATTGTTGTATATTTCCTTCAAAAAGTACATCTGCTGTACCAAAAGTAGGATAGCCCAACGCTTGGTTTTCTTCGATTTGGACAATCGATTCATTAAGCTCTTTAAAGAAGTCCGTATAGATGTCTTCCTGTTTATCAAACTTAGGAAGGTTCATTTCGATAGCTTCAGAATATGGAATATCACCATACAAATCAGTCATTGTCGAATACATATACACATTCCAGATTCTTGTACAAGCCAATTGTATTGGGTTGACCCTATCTGAAGTTTCCAATATCTTTTTAGCTTGATAATTCAAGTTCAATGGAGCAAAATATTTTTTTGCATAGTAATAATCCCAGATTCCATTTCCTGGTGAAGGCTCGAAAATGTCACCAGAAAAAGCAGGTTGAATATTCGCCCAGTGTTGTGACCAATAACCTGTTGAAGTCTGATTTACCAATTGATAAATTCTATAACTCATCCCTGAACCTGTCACTAAAGATCTAGTGAAAAGTGGTCCTGGTTCCATCGTATTTGCACCAGTTTTAGGATCGTTTATGTCTTCAAAATTATCAGTACATGCTCCAAACAGTAATACCGTTAAAAGAAGCACTAAATATTTATTCAATGTTTTCATGACTTATCACTGTTTAAAACTCTACTTTAAGATTGAATCCGTAACTAGCTGTCTCAGGGAAAGCAAATATTTCGATACCTCCAGCATTGTTTGTTGCTACTGTCGAGTTAGGCGAAACATTTGGTACATTGCTATACAAATAGAATAAGTTTTGACCTACTGCCGAAAATGTTACATTTCTGAATGGCGTGCTTTCCAACATTTTATTTGGGAAAGTATAGCCCAAAGAAACTTGTTGTAATCTTAAGTAAGAAGCATCATAAACATAAGCTTCAGTAATGTTGCTCAATCTATCATAATATAGTTGAGGATCAACGTAAGCCTCTACTGCTTGCCCTTCTTGGTTTACACCTGTAACTTTCATACCTCCAGTTGGTGTCCAGCTGTTTGAAGGAACATTTGCTTGTGCTCTTAGTGCTTCAGATTCGTACCAGCCATCTCTTCCATCTACAGAAGTAGCTAAAGTACCTCTCTGATTTCCGACTAGGTTAGTGTATGAGAACATGTCATAACCAAACTTACCATCAATCGCTACATTTAGAGAGAATTGCTTGTAACGGAAGCTATTATTAATACCTAAAATCCATTTTGGAACAGAGTTACCAATAGTTACTTGCTCATTCATTGCACCATCTTCTGTAAGCTGATACATAGGAAGGTTTTGCTCATCAAGCATAATTGTACCATTTTCGTCTCTCATATAGGCAGTACCAACAATTTGACCAAGAGGTTGACCTGCTTGATGCTGAATCATAGCTCCTCCTGCTGCAAATGAATTCAACACTGGAACTCCTTCTGTTAATTCTAATACCTCTGACCAGTTTCTACTGGCATTTACATTCATCTGCCAAGTAAAATCATTTGTTCTTACAATATCCGTATTTAGAGCAATCTCAAGTCCTTGGTTCATCACTAAACCTGCATTTGTCAGACCTGTATTATACCCTGAAGATGGAGGTAGTGGTGCATAAAAAATCTGATTATCAGTACTCGTTTGATAATAGGCTACATCCAAGATAATTCGATCATCAAAGAAGTGTGTTTCTAGACCAAAGTCAATTGATCTTGCTCTTTCTGGCTGTAGTTCATATAATGGTTTTGAAGAAGGAATTCCTCCATAAGGTAAACCATAGTACTGATTAGGATTTGTAGCAAATGAATAGAAGATGCTATGTGGGCCTAAGTCATTTCCAACTTCAGCATAAGAAGCTCTAACTTTCATCATATTAACCGCTTCAGGTAAATTAACTGCCTCTGAAATAATCCAGCTTAAATCCACTGAAGGGTAATAAAAACTCCAATAACCTGGTGCCAATGCTGAAGTCCAATCATTTCTCATATTAAAGTTCAAGAACAATTGGTCTTTGTAATCGAAGGTCAATGTTCCAAACAATGATTGCATCGTTTTCTCAGTAATTGATTGACTTGTGATTACATTATTAAAGTTTTGAAGAATATAACCCAAGTTCGGATCAACAATTCCAGACTGACTCGAAGAAGCATATCCGTTACTTTTGTTATAACGTAAGTTACCACCCGCCATGAAACTGAATCCGAAATCACCGAAAGATTTCAAACCACTTAAGAATGCATCATAGTTAACTTCACTAAAGTTTGACTTAGAGTAATTGATTGTCGCTAACCCTGCAGGTTTATATAGTGTTTGATCTGCAGTATGACGCTCTCTTTCATCCATTGTATAATCTATACTAGCTCTAGTTTTTAAAGAGAAATTATCTAATGGTACACCAACTAATAATTTCTTAATATCTAAGTCTAGCTCTGTAAAAGCAATAATTCTATTTCTTACATCTTGGTTAGTATTTTCATTTACCGCCCAATAAGGGTTCTGCATTAAAGGATTTGATGCAAAAGGAAATGAACCCGTTCCTGCCCATACTGGATAACCACCTTCCATTCTGTAGTTTGTATTATACATTACAGGAAGACCACTATTGGTTTGATACACTTGAAGTTGATCCAATGAAACTGATCTTGGCATTTGAGATAAAGTATACATTGGGTTATCAGGTGAACCACCTAAGTTTGGTCTGTTGAACACATCTTGATTGATGATATTCACTTTAGAATCCATTGTCAGATAATCCGTCAATTTAGAAGTCGCTCTCAAGTTCAATGACAATCTTTCTAACTCAGCATTTGGCATAATACCTTGATTTTTCATGTGAGTAGCAGAGAAATACACGGTATTATTTTCTCCTGATTTACTTACAGAAACAGTATTATTAAATGTTGATCCTGTTCTAAAGAAATCTCCTACAGGATTTTCATTGTTTGTCATCAAAGTTTGTGTCTCACCCAAAAAGTTAGTCACTTGTTGTCCTGTCATTTTAGGACCCCAACCATTTACACTTGTCGCCAAATATTTACCACCAGAACCTTGTGCATATTGATTTTGGAACTCCGGAACTACATTTGGTCTTTCCCAAGTATAGTTAGCATTGTAAGTAACTTTTAATTGATCATTCTTTGATCCTTTTTTAGTCGTAATCATTACAACACCATTCAAACCTCTTGACCCGTACAATGCTGCTGCAGCACCACCTTTCAAGACGTTGATAGATTCAATGTCTTCAGCGTTAATATTATTTATGTTAGAACCATAATCGAAACCACCAAAAGCACCTGCTCCAGAACCACCAGAGTTTTCCATTGGTACTCCATCAATTACAATTAAAGCTTCATTACTACTCGATAATGAATTGGCTCCTCTTATTCGAATAGAAGTAGATCCTGCTGCACCTGAACCCGATGTAGAAACATCCATACCTGCAATTTTACCAGATAAAGCCGAGAATGGTGAAGCTGCTGCTACTGTTGTTATCTCTTCTCCTCCTACTTGTTGCATGGCATAACCAACCGCTTTTTTATCACGTTTGATACCCAAAGCTGTCACTACCACTTCCTCCAATTGCTCTGCATCTTCTGTCATCACAATATCAAAATGAGATTGTGTCCCTACTTCTACAACTTCACTTTTATAACCTATATAACTAAATTCTAGGGTTGTAGCTCCTTCATCAAGTTCTAATTTAAAGTTACCATCAAAGTCCGTAATTGTACCATGTGAGGAATCTTTGATCTTCACATTCACCCCTATTAGAAGTTGGTTGTTTTGGTCTTTGACCGTTCCCGTAACAACCCGGGATTGTGCCCATAAAGGAAGTGCTGTCACAAACAGTAACAATACTGCCAATAATTTGGATATCTTATTCATGTGAATCGGATGGTTTAGTATTAGTATTAAAATCTATCTATCCTTCTAATTAAAAGGACATAGTCCACGAAAAATATCATCTATCTGTAATGAAGAGTGCTTCATACACTTTATGTACTCAAAGTTTTTTTAGATTTTTTTTAATAAAAAAGACACCCCATCAGAGTGCCTTTTTCATTATTCTTAAGTGTGTATAATTTCATCACTACAATTAGATGTTGTAACTAACTTCTTCTTGAATTTTGGTAATCGATATATCTCTCAAATTTTTAGTTTCTATGGCTGATAAAGCCGCCGCTGTACCACAAGCTTCACCTGTAGCACAAGCCGTTGGCATAATTCGCAACGCACTATGTCCTTCTCTTGTAGATGAAATACATCTTCCTGCAACCATTACATTTTCCACTTCAGATACGAGTAACGATCTGAAAGGAACATCGTAATAATGACCTTCAGGTAAATCTTCCATTCTACTTTCTTCGTCCTCTTGCCCGTGAATATCTATTCCATAGCAGCCTCTTGCTATTTTGTCTTCAAACTTTGTTCCACCAGCAATGTCATCTCCTGTCACTTCATAATCACCCAAAGCTCTTCTTGTTTCTCGAACACCAACTTGCACCGCTGTTTCTAGTAAGTATGCATTTTCAAATCCTTCGACCTCGTCTTGAAGCATTCTGCAAATTGCATCTACTTGCTCTCGTCCTATAACTTCTGCTTTAGTTAGGTCATCAGCATTACTAGCATCTAGTCCTAAAATATTGGAACAGTTAAATGAGCCTTCGCCGTCTTCTGGTAGTGTTGTAAAGAAAACATATTCCAAACCTTTCGGTAATTTCCCTTGCTGAATACCTTTTTTGACATGTGCTGTCCAACCAGCAATAGAAGCTATTTTACCTTCTTCATAAACAAAATCGTTCCATGCTAAAAAGTCTTGTGGATTTTGTTTTGCCCACTCAAATGCTTTTTTCATGTCAATTCCTGCCATTCGGAAGAAAAGTGTCATGGCTTGTGTTTTACCTGTCTTTTCATCTCCTTTTACCCAAGGTAGATTTCCAAGATAAAGTAATTGAGCATCACCAGTCGTATCAATAAATGTATTTGCTTCAATTCTTTGAACCAAACCATCCACTAATACATCTATTGATTGAAGTCTTTTATTTTCAACTTCTACGGTAAGCGGTTCTGCATGAAGTAAAATATCTACATTCGCCTCTTCCAACAATTCCAAGGTTGCAATTCTGAAGTTCGCTGCATAAAAACCATTATCGATCATTCCTCCTTGAGAAATCATGCGATCTTCAATGTCTTGAAAAACACCTTTCACTAATTGGTCACCATCAATATCGTGCTTCATGAAAGGTGATACCATACCAGCTGTTGACATTCCTCCCACAAAACCATAACGTTCGATTAAAAGCGTTTTCACACCCATTCGACCTGCCTTCACTGCGGCTCCAATTCCTGCAATACCAGCACCAGCAACCACTACATCATACGATTTCTTTTCTATTTCTGTCATGATAATTCTCTGTTTAATCTCAAAAAGAAATATTTAGATAATCTTTTGAGA
Coding sequences within:
- a CDS encoding FAD-dependent oxidoreductase; the protein is MTEIEKKSYDVVVAGAGIAGIGAAVKAGRMGVKTLLIERYGFVGGMSTAGMVSPFMKHDIDGDQLVKGVFQDIEDRMISQGGMIDNGFYAANFRIATLELLEEANVDILLHAEPLTVEVENKRLQSIDVLVDGLVQRIEANTFIDTTGDAQLLYLGNLPWVKGDEKTGKTQAMTLFFRMAGIDMKKAFEWAKQNPQDFLAWNDFVYEEGKIASIAGWTAHVKKGIQQGKLPKGLEYVFFTTLPEDGEGSFNCSNILGLDASNADDLTKAEVIGREQVDAICRMLQDEVEGFENAYLLETAVQVGVRETRRALGDYEVTGDDIAGGTKFEDKIARGCYGIDIHGQEDEESRMEDLPEGHYYDVPFRSLLVSEVENVMVAGRCISSTREGHSALRIMPTACATGEACGTAAALSAIETKNLRDISITKIQEEVSYNI
- a CDS encoding SusD/RagB family nutrient-binding outer membrane lipoprotein, translated to MKTLNKYLVLLLTVLLFGACTDNFEDINDPKTGANTMEPGPLFTRSLVTGSGMSYRIYQLVNQTSTGYWSQHWANIQPAFSGDIFEPSPGNGIWDYYYAKKYFAPLNLNYQAKKILETSDRVNPIQLACTRIWNVYMYSTMTDLYGDIPYSEAIEMNLPKFDKQEDIYTDFFKELNESIVQIEENQALGYPTFGTADVLFEGNIQQWIQFANSLKLRLAMRMSNVEPAVAQNIISEISLDQLILRNVDNVKIMAETAENAVTHDTKNPLGFVYVWNEVRGSTLLVDNMKFEDGTTDPRLPRYLEPNIDGEFVGLDNGQSIADLNLGYDDHYKPNFCNIGPAFNSQAEEVAFHLISASEVNFLLAEAALKGWVAGSASEYYLAGIDASMEQFEVTDQAAIDTFKAHQNIQFNSANALEQIMTQKWVALFTNEVQAWCDMRRTGFPEPIAPVFNFPGNETMPRRIPYPTAEINYNSNNYQEAVNRMGGDTQYTRMWWDVN
- a CDS encoding SusC/RagA family TonB-linked outer membrane protein; this translates as MNKISKLLAVLLLFVTALPLWAQSRVVTGTVKDQNNQLLIGVNVKIKDSSHGTITDFDGNFKLELDEGATTLEFSYIGYKSEVVEVGTQSHFDIVMTEDAEQLEEVVVTALGIKRDKKAVGYAMQQVGGEEITTVAAASPFSALSGKIAGMDVSTSGSGAAGSTSIRIRGANSLSSSNEALIVIDGVPMENSGGSGAGAFGGFDYGSNINNINAEDIESINVLKGGAAAALYGSRGLNGVVMITTKKGSKNDQLKVTYNANYTWERPNVVPEFQNQYAQGSGGKYLATSVNGWGPKMTGQQVTNFLGETQTLMTNNENPVGDFFRTGSTFNNTVSVSKSGENNTVYFSATHMKNQGIMPNAELERLSLNLRATSKLTDYLTMDSKVNIINQDVFNRPNLGGSPDNPMYTLSQMPRSVSLDQLQVYQTNSGLPVMYNTNYRMEGGYPVWAGTGSFPFASNPLMQNPYWAVNENTNQDVRNRIIAFTELDLDIKKLLVGVPLDNFSLKTRASIDYTMDERERHTADQTLYKPAGLATINYSKSNFSEVNYDAFLSGLKSFGDFGFSFMAGGNLRYNKSNGYASSSQSGIVDPNLGYILQNFNNVITSQSITEKTMQSLFGTLTFDYKDQLFLNFNMRNDWTSALAPGYWSFYYPSVDLSWIISEAVNLPEAVNMMKVRASYAEVGNDLGPHSIFYSFATNPNQYYGLPYGGIPSSKPLYELQPERARSIDFGLETHFFDDRIILDVAYYQTSTDNQIFYAPLPPSSGYNTGLTNAGLVMNQGLEIALNTDIVRTNDFTWQMNVNASRNWSEVLELTEGVPVLNSFAAGGAMIQHQAGQPLGQIVGTAYMRDENGTIMLDEQNLPMYQLTEDGAMNEQVTIGNSVPKWILGINNSFRYKQFSLNVAIDGKFGYDMFSYTNLVGNQRGTLATSVDGRDGWYESEALRAQANVPSNSWTPTGGMKVTGVNQEGQAVEAYVDPQLYYDRLSNITEAYVYDASYLRLQQVSLGYTFPNKMLESTPFRNVTFSAVGQNLFYLYSNVPNVSPNSTVATNNAGGIEIFAFPETASYGFNLKVEF
- a CDS encoding DUF5009 domain-containing protein, with the translated sequence MRKSDYSNARAIQAQKSPRALALDALRGVAILAMVFSGMIPHDVQLPSWMYHAQVGPPDFKFTPNIPGITWVDLVFPFFLFAMGAAIPLAMAKKIEQGQAKWKIVLQLVKRAGLLAFFAIYIQHFKPWALQSSPDTQTWLISLFAFVLVLPVFVKFPQLSEKQNRYLNYFSWAGAILALYFVPNLYEQTFSIGKSDIIIIVLANMAWAGGLIYLLTKENQLLRLGLMAFLLAFRLTQGVEESWNYELWRLTPASWFYTFYYLQYLYIIIPGTIVGDLIRTWVKESKLEQTNTGKSNQSYVVVIWGCSLIVLNLVGYKMRALELSALLNVLWCTGGYWLFRNPKDALQRFHYKMYQWTVYWILLGVSFEAFEGGIKKDSPTMSYYFLTTGLAIVSLIVLSEIIQKMNKERFFLPLIQIGQNPMVAYVGAAFIVVPILGLIGALPYLDSLKEYGAWIGVMRGVIITSLVGLVTIFFVKKKWFMKS